A stretch of DNA from Doryrhamphus excisus isolate RoL2022-K1 chromosome 6, RoL_Dexc_1.0, whole genome shotgun sequence:
ATGACACTAATGCCTCATATGGTCATTTTCTTTATGTATGTCAGTCCTATGTTTTTCTGACCTATTGTGCTGATGTAACTGAGCCCTGTCAATCGTACCAAAACAAGTGGAAAAGATGTTAAGCACAGCTCAAAAAAAGTTACAGCGTTTTATAATAAATCCtgcatgattcattcattcattcattttctattgactggtcgccaatcaatcacagggcacatatagacaaaacaaccattcacactcacattcatacctatggacaatttggagtcaccaattaacctagcatgtttttggaatgtgggagaaaacccacgcatgcacggggagaacatgcacacactccacacagagatagccgagggtggaattgaactcgggtctcctagctgtgtggcctgtgtgctaaccactcaaacccTGTGCAGCCATCCTGCATAATTGTTGCAGTAAGAATAAATGACGTTGTTAACTAATATAAGCTATTATAACTTTAATGGAAACCAAGCAACAAAAACGTAACATCAGAGTTCCTTTCGATCGGCTCCAGTATACCCCTACGGCCCTAATGACGATAAGTTCCTTTCGCCCCACTCACCATCACTCCTTGTGGCACACAGTGGTATGATAATCTTATGATGTGGTACCTAACATCACCTTTACAATAATCTTCTCCTGAACTTCTTCCTCTATGTTCCAGCTCCACTCCTTCTTCATATTGCCATCACGGTCACACATGAATCCACCATGCTGGTCCCACACTGCTGTAACAACAGAACTttaaggggaaaaaacaacaagacaTAAGATATATATAATAGATAGCTCATATAATAACATACAGTGGACCCACCTGCCAGGGTGTATTACATAGCCATGGCCATACATGGTGATAGTAGCCAGGATGATGGGTGTAGGGTTGTCAGTGAAAACGTTGGTGTAAAATCCTCCAGAGGGCAGACCCGAGTGGCTGTGACACACTGCCATGTGGCTCGACGGGTAGCTGAGGGGGGCAGGGTCAAGGGCAACAGCAGCAATCATATAATAAAGGCTCCCCTAACTAGAAATCGACATGTTTTTGTGCTCCGTGTGAGAAAGGATACTATATGAATGAGGTCCCATTGTTGGTTCTGTAATGAAATTTCCTCAGTGAAGTATCCCGCTGACTCACTTCTGGTATCCGAGGAAACTCACTAGCGACACACTGTGTGTCGGTTTCGTTCGTCTCTTTATTTTCCTCCACTTCAGGTGCTTCATCCAAATAGTGACAAAGGATGGGAGATTTGTTTAACTCCTGCTCGTCTGCTTGCGGGTTTCTATGAGAGGATGAAGACACTTTGACAAGctaaataataatgatcattacaaataaataaaagaaatataatgtaatttataaactaaaacaaaagaTATACAATTGTAAAATGtagaaaatgacaataaaaatgaaatgcaaaaataagTGTGGACTAAATGTGATTTGGATTAAATGCATAAATGCCATAAGACCAGTCAAAAACATACTGTGGACTTCTTGTGGCCTGCAGTCGCTCCACCACCCATTGACACGTCTCTATCGAAGGAGTTTCCTCACTCAAAAGGGGGATAAAACAACCtggacacataaaaaaaatcaaggcaaTGGAGGCTTAACATTAAAGCCAAATTCCAACGAATGGTTCAGTCAACAACTCACTTTCACCCGGTTCTTCTTCAATGGTGCTGGATGCAGTGGTCTGGTTGGGAATGTCGGGCATCGTGGGACTAGTGGGGGGGTCGGTGGGTTGGTTGACTTGTTCTTGAACAGACGCTATACACTCAGCAGACACTTCATCAGGTACGTCTGCACAttctagaagaaaaaaaatacaaatgttagGTGTCTTCACACCAGTACCCAATTACAAGTGTGAATGcagccattatttttttttttgccaatcaTCCACAATCCGTTTTTCCCTTTTGTGTGTATTCTAAAGAGAAAAGAACAGTCAGCATGTGGTAGCTAACAAAGCACATCATGTGACCCACCTATTTTGACaataaaaaactaacaaaaaaactttgttttatggtttaatatacatacatgctctgaccatgtagtaacaggtacagtCACAATTATACGTAATACTTAAGagtattttgatcattttaaacatCATCTGAACTTCTTTCCTgtgcgcattgatttcacagagcCCATAGATAGGAACTAGTGCAAAAACTTTGTAGCAGATGGGGGGAAAGTCATACACCAACATGGCTTGGTGGTGTGAAAATGGCATTTACCAAGCCATGCCAACAGAAATGGAATGTTTCTGAGTGGCATACAGTATTATAATCGATGGAAAGGCTTTGTGTATATGGCGAGGAGGACATTGCTCCAAGACATTGCATCACAATAAGTCTCCTCCAGGCTGGATTATTGTAATGCACTCCTCATCGGGATCCCTAGCAAGAGCATTCACAAGCTCCAATACATCCAGAACAGCACTGCTAGGATCCTGAAGAGGGTGCGAAAATACGATCATATCACCCCTATCCTGGAATCACTGCAGTGGCTCCCTGTGGAACTGAGGATTCAATATAAGATCGCCCTCCTCACCCACCAGTGTGTACACGGTGACGCTCAAGCCTACCTAAAGGAACTCCTCCTCCCCCAGACCTCCTCACGCACCCTCCGCTCTAGCACAGCCAACCTCCTCAGGTTCCCCAGAACCAAGCTGCACAGCATGGGCGATCGAGCCTTCTGCTCAGCTGTTCCCAGTCTGTGGAATGCTCTTCCCTACCATCTGAGAACGCCACGGACTGTGGATTCCTTTAAACGGAGCCTAAAGACTTACCTTTTTATAAAGGCTTTTTCTtagcctttttttaaatatatatataacttttgttgtgttgttttattgcttcactgtaggttttatgctttctttgtagcactttgagatttctgtaatgtaaagtgcaatataaataaaatttattattattattattattattaagtgaagAATTGTTAGCGAAGAAATCCCACAGGGATAGAAATGTTTTTCCACCTGCCCAAAATAAACTGGTAAAGACAGCCCAGACCAGCTGGACCAGAAGGACAACTGTCCATTGAGTAAGTCACCATGATATATTGATTCTGATGGAGCACATAGCACATGATATCACAACACAGTCCATCTAGCCGTGTATAAACAGAACATGGAATGTCTGCTAATACTTTGGAGATCATTTGGTTGTCCATTTGTAGTTGTTCATATgctcaaaataggtgtgtctcTCACATGCTAGCtgcttttgtttctttaaaagacacaaaaaagagaaagataTGTGTGGATCTTTGATGAAAATACATTGGTTTTCCTTGAAAGCAGGATTAAACACATGAATATGATCCAAACACTGACTTACCTGCTACTTCGCTTGCTTTTGGCTCTTTCTTCTGTGACTTTTTCTTCCTCCCAGATGACTTCTGCTTATCGTTACGAATCGTCTTGTCTGCGCTTCTGAGTTCTGCCCAGGTGTAGTTCAGAATATCTCCAACTTGTGACCGTGTCCACTTGTGTTGGGACATTGAACAACCCAGTTCATTCAACAAATGAGGGGCGTCCCGCTTGAGGCAGGACAAGGGGTCCTGGGTCTCTGACATGGAGGCGTCCTCGACTTCTTCTGTGGATTCCTCCTCACATGATTCATCCTGTGGTTGTGTGTCTGGAAGCTCATCACTTTGTgcttttttgctgatttttcctTGTTTGCCATTTTCTGTCCTGTTAAATACAGCAATTAGGTACAGCAGTTCAATCTGATCAAACCCACACAAGTACTTGGgacatcattttctaccgctttttcctcacgagggtcgcgggggtgctggagcctatcccagctgtcttcgggcgagaggcagggtacaccctggactggtcgccagccaatcacagggcacatatagacaaacaaccaatcacactcacattcatatggacaatttggagtcgccaattaacctagcatgtttttggaatgtgggaggaaaccggagtacccggagaaaacccacgcatgcacggggagaacatgcaaactctacacagagatggccgagggtggaattgaaccctggtctcgtagctgtgaggtctgcatgcttcccacttgttcgccgtgcagcctttttaaTTGCATTGTTTCATTTTGTATATCGTAATATTTTGCCCTATTTTCCATACGCATCCCATaaatttcaaatatttaaacttgcattttaaaaaaaaccctctcaGGTAGGCCTATTGCAGGTAACAATGGTGAGGGTGTGCATTGGCAGTGGCAGACGAGTTTTGAATTCCTGGCAAGACCACAAAATGCCCCTTATTTTCAAATCCCAATGTTAACAGGTATGCATACCTTTTTTCTTTCGGctcctctttatttttatccACCTGTACAACTTTCACCTTTTTTATTTTCGGCGGCCTTGCGGGCTGCAAAAGACACACATTTCATTAAAGTCAAGTTTAATAATGTCTGAGTTTACATGCATAGCCCACCTGGTCAAAGAAATACAAAGGCTGAGGGAAGAATTCGTTCAACGAAGTCATGTGGAGGAGTAAAGTGCCctattttattcacatttcaCTCCCGCACCTTCTTTTGGGTTGAAATGGAGCCAGGCTACGTCAGAAAGCGACACAAAGCAACGATCGTCGAGGCATTTTTCACTGCAAACGTCCCCTGAATAGCCTGGAAAACACACAGGAAGTCGTTTAAATGCATATCACCGTCATAAATATGCCCACTTATTATATCGTCGGGTCGAATAACACCCCCGAACTTTCAGTATACTTCCGATACGCCCTGGTTGCTAGGATACTAAATTGCAATGGTGACGCCTCACCTGACGTTTTTTCACCATGGCCATTTGATAGCCACTATATTCTCCAGAGAGCACCTTTTTAAAAAGCTAACGCGCTAATAAGCTAACGACCTAAGCCCTTCGCTTAGCAACATGCTATGAGCAATGTTGCTTCACTTGATAGCTGGttataatttcatttcattcatcatttctatTTGTGTCATTTCTAACATGGCGGTTGAAGAGAAACTAGAAATAGCATAAACTCttctatgtattatattatgggATATACAAAATATTAGATTAGGTTTATTATATGGTCTTCAATTTTGAGTCAAAATTTATTGTTTACTAGAGTTAATTGCACTTAATATGAGCCCCAtttcataaaaatgttaaacAATTGTTGCATAGAAATTACATATTACCTTAACATTggttcaaaaataaatattcatatttagtttaatagggctgcatggtggtggggtgcttagcatgcaggccacacagctaggagaccagggttcaattccaccctcagccatctctctgtgtgcagtttgcatgttctccccgtgggttttctccgggtactccagtttcctcccacattccaaaaacatgctaagttaattggtgactctaaattgtccataggtatgaatgtgagtgtgaatggttgtttgtctatatgtgccctgtgattggctggcgaccagtccagggtgtaccccgccgcttgcccaaagacagctgggataggctccagcacccccgtgacccttgtgaggaaaagcggtagaaaatgaatgaatgaatgaatgaggctgcacggtagaggggtggttagcatgcaggccacacagctacgagacctgggtttgatctgtgtggagtttgcatgttctccccattccaaaaacatgttaggttaattggagactccaaattgtccatagatttGATATTAGATTACATATACCTTTATTCATCTCTCAGCCGGGAAATTTacaaggtatgaatgtgagtgtgaatggttgtttgtctatatgtgccctgtgattggctggcgaccagtccagacaactgggatacgctccagcatgcctgcgactctagtgaggataagctgtatagaaaatggacagATGAAATTATGATtgataattaaaagaaaatcattataatttaatgtaggttgtaaaaaaaacatgattatgtGTAATTTATGATTGAATgggttctgtggttatcatcaccaCCTCTTATGCCATCCTTATACAGTACaaagccactagagggcataaTCACAAAGTAAATAGATTTGCTGTGATGTGCTAACTGGCACATACCCCCATACAGTTTTTCTTTTGCACTTTTAATCTTACAGCAATATCCCAGCATGCATATGATATATTTTGACAGTTCCAGTTGAAGATGGGTAGTAGTACAGCTCAAGCCTGTTACATACATTCTTATTGGCTGCAGCTGCTCTATGCCACATTGTCACCGCTTAGTGACTTGCATTCCAGCAGCTGTCTCTACTCTCTGCGCCACTTCAGCGCTCAGCCGCCGACCATGGAGGATCTGCAACTTGTCATCGGGGAGCATCTGGACTCAGCCGAAGCGCTGAAGAAaaggaagagaaaaaagaagaagaacaaggcTATGACGGCACCTTCAGGTGAGTATGTTAAATGAGCACCTCCAGAATACATTATGACAGAGTAGGAGACTTTTAAACTTATGAGACAGTActttaggtacacctgtacaaGCTAATTAGAAGCAATACAAAgagtgtgtattttatttttattgtggtttGTAGTAGTGTAGAGTTGTATTGCATCCTGCTTAATGGTGTTTATGTTGTCTGTTCACCACTGTGaactacaataataatcataaatatttgtactgtattaGAAATGATGCAGAGTCTCCCATGAGAATAGATCATATTGCAACATTCACTAAAAATGTGTCATCATAACCAAAAGTGTCCACTTttaaatgcacattttaaatGCGTTTGACTCCAAAATAACTACACTAGACAATGTAAAATGATATACATTCATGCAaggcaaaaacatttttcaaagaaataaacaaaactgcAGCCGGGACAAGAAGATCAAACTAATGACGTTGTTGAACACGCTCCAATTGGCCAGCTGTTCATAATGCTGCAAGGTAtactatacatactgtatgcccTTGAGGATATTGAGCCATAGGTATTATGCACATCCCTTGCCAAGTTCCAAGTGAATGCAGTTGCTCAAAAAGCCCAAATCATGAATCACTTGCATGTGTgttaatgtatgtgtgtgtatgtttaccTGCAACATGCATCTGTGGTGGGGTGATGTGACTTTGCAGCAGTGGGGGCACACAAGGCCGAGGGGGAGGATGGAGAAGCCGGAGGTGTTGGTGAAGTGACAGAACAGCTGGAGAGGCAAACGCTGGAGGACAAAGAGAGGGAGGACGAGGATGGTGAAGAAGGTAAAATGTGCCATCATCTTTTATATACATGTTTTTGAAAGTATCGGTACTATAGCCTGAAATGAGTGATATACTTGCTAGGGGATGGCGACGACGGGGAGAACTCAACcgcaaagaggaagaagaagaagaaaaagaagaaaggaTGTGAGTTGGACTCACACCTCTCTTGTCCTACTTAGTCTCTGTAATACTTTTACTGTCTTATCTTGCTAAATAAGGGAACCAAGCAACTCTCAGTATAAAGTAGTGTGCGTcaacaccactgcaaactactaTTGT
This window harbors:
- the LOC131131282 gene encoding uncharacterized protein C3orf20-like isoform X3, whose translation is MTSLNEFFPQPLYFFDQPARPPKIKKVKVVQVDKNKEEPKEKRTENGKQGKISKKAQSDELPDTQPQDESCEEESTEEVEDASMSETQDPLSCLKRDAPHLLNELGCSMSQHKWTRSQVGDILNYTWAELRSADKTIRNDKQKSSGRKKKSQKKEPKASEVAECADVPDEVSAECIASVQEQVNQPTDPPTSPTMPDIPNQTTASSTIEEEPGESCFIPLLSEETPSIETCQWVVERLQATRSPQNPQADEQELNKSPILCHYLDEAPEVEENKETNETDTQCVASEFPRIPEVSQRDTSLRKFHYRTNNGTSFIYYPSSHMAVCHSHSGLPSGGFYTNVFTDNPTPIILATITMYGHGYVIHPGSSVVTAVWDQHGGFMCDRDGNMKKEWSWNIEEEVQEKIIVKLSKGISVRLHSGTSALLCFKCDTQKVQIPLSAVPYLSKEPESGLSLLDGEGMPGRWRKGSVDMAELKKIQLKAQDILDAWLDFYLVATGIKRRKKKKPKSSSKTKHKKRKRSSSAPAKKSSVKKKPAPPKEVIHEQQVVPIPKPKTKLTSKLKPKPKIRESPAKNVRPLKQAREYHVTQVGPLRIHGNIKQESVIIPGVPDPRLATLPPYPAQSCLPSSVPLTVCPPLLRATLLKDLKEQGPTRRCCCSTVFMPVLTDAEYDAFIMGQPKYSRQILVVYVTLPVKWEETMEKDAMQRLYRRTNRNRTMPCTQCQMDSFRLVRYEVSTGALGCPVDNILLQHRHNVASGMILR
- the LOC131131282 gene encoding uncharacterized protein LOC131131282 isoform X4, which codes for MTSLNEFFPQPLYFFDQPARPPKIKKVKVVQVDKNKEEPKEKRTENGKQGKISKKAQSDELPDTQPQDESCEEESTEEVEDASMSETQDPLSCLKRDAPHLLNELGCSMSQHKWTRSQVGDILNYTWAELRSADKTIRNDKQKSSGRKKKSQKKEPKASEVAECADVPDEVSAECIASVQEQVNQPTDPPTSPTMPDIPNQTTASSTIEEEPGESCFIPLLSEETPSIETCQWVVERLQATRSPQNPQADEQELNKSPILCHYLDEAPEVEENKETNETDTQCVASEFPRIPEVSQRDTSLRKFHYRTNNGTSFIYYPSSHMAVCHSHSGLPSGGFYTNVFTDNPTPIILATITMYGHGYVIHPGSSVVTAVWDQHGGFMCDRDGNMKKEWSWNIEEEVQEKIIVKLSKGISVRLHSGTSALLCFKCDTQKVQIPLSAVPYLSKEPESGLSLLDGEGMPGRWRKGSVDMAELKKIQLKAQDILDAWLDFYLVATGIKRRKKKKPKSSSKTKHKKRKRSSSAPAKKSSVKKKPAPPKEVIHEQQVVPIPKPKTKLTSKLKPKPKIRESPAKNATKASKGISRHTSRASSYPWKHQTRVSDNSRRSRSSPRHFTPLPCPVLSPLLGPPHCVPPAAEGYPAQGPQGARAHQAMLLQHRVHACADRCGVRCLHHGAAQVQSSDPGCVRDAARQVGRNNGEGCHAAALPED